One window of Mesorhizobium sp. WSM4904 genomic DNA carries:
- a CDS encoding S-(hydroxymethyl)glutathione dehydrogenase/class III alcohol dehydrogenase, with product MKTRAAVAVGAGKPLEIMEVDLEGPREGEVLVEVKATGICHTDEFTLSGADPEGIFPAILGHEGAGIVVDVGKGVTSVKKGDHVIPLYTPECRQCPSCLSRKTNLCTAIRATQGQGLMPDGTSRFSVDGEKLFHYMGCSTFSNFTVLPEIAVAKVNPDAPFDKICYIGCGVTTGIGAVINTAKVEQGAIAVVFGLGGIGLNVIQGLKLAGADMIVGVDLNNDKKAWGEKFGMTHFVNPKEIDGDIVPYLVNMTKRGADQIGGADYTFDCTGNTKVMRQALEASHRGWGKSVIIGVAGAGQEIATRPFQLVTGRTWMGTAFGGARGRTDVPRIVDWYMEKKIQIDPMITHTLQLEDINKGFDLMHEGKSIRSVVVY from the coding sequence ATGAAAACGCGAGCCGCAGTTGCCGTTGGTGCGGGAAAGCCGCTTGAGATCATGGAGGTGGACCTCGAGGGGCCGCGCGAGGGCGAGGTGCTGGTCGAGGTGAAGGCGACCGGCATTTGCCACACCGACGAGTTCACGCTGTCGGGCGCCGACCCGGAAGGCATTTTCCCGGCGATCCTCGGCCATGAGGGCGCGGGCATCGTCGTCGACGTCGGCAAGGGCGTGACCTCGGTCAAGAAGGGCGACCATGTCATCCCGCTCTACACGCCCGAATGCCGGCAGTGCCCGTCGTGTCTGTCGCGCAAGACCAACCTGTGCACCGCCATCCGCGCCACGCAGGGGCAAGGGTTGATGCCCGACGGCACCTCGCGCTTCTCGGTCGATGGCGAAAAGCTCTTCCACTATATGGGCTGCTCGACCTTCTCCAACTTCACCGTGCTGCCGGAGATCGCGGTTGCCAAGGTCAATCCCGACGCCCCCTTCGACAAGATCTGCTACATCGGCTGCGGGGTGACCACCGGCATCGGCGCGGTCATCAACACGGCCAAGGTCGAGCAGGGCGCGATCGCGGTGGTCTTCGGCCTCGGCGGCATCGGCTTGAACGTCATCCAGGGGCTGAAGCTTGCCGGCGCCGACATGATCGTCGGCGTCGATTTAAACAACGACAAGAAGGCCTGGGGCGAGAAGTTCGGCATGACGCATTTCGTCAATCCGAAGGAGATCGACGGCGACATCGTGCCTTACCTGGTCAACATGACCAAGCGCGGCGCCGACCAGATCGGCGGCGCCGACTACACCTTCGACTGCACCGGCAACACCAAGGTGATGCGCCAGGCGCTGGAGGCCTCGCATCGCGGCTGGGGCAAGTCGGTCATCATCGGCGTCGCCGGCGCCGGCCAGGAGATTGCGACCAGGCCCTTCCAGCTGGTCACCGGCCGCACCTGGATGGGCACCGCCTTCGGCGGCGCGCGCGGCCGCACCGACGTGCCCAGGATCGTCGACTGGTACATGGAAAAGAAGATCCAGATCGATCCGATGATCACCCATACGCTGCAGCTGGAAGACATCAACAAGGGCTTCGACCTCATGCATGAGGGCAAGTCGATCCGCAGTGTCGTGGTTTACTGA
- a CDS encoding ABC transporter permease gives MPEKVAAAPPRASDAFGLRHYLICLKGIVVRECLRFLHQRERFISSLVRPLVWLFIFAAGFRQVLGVSIIPPYKTYVLYEVYITPGLCGMILLFSGMQSSLSMVYDREMGNMRILLVSPFPRWYLLLSKMLAGVSVSIAQVYAFLIVAWFWGVKAPPLGYLFVLPALFLSGMMLCALGMLLSSMIKQLENFAGIMNFVIFPGYFASPALYPLWRIQEASPLLYKLCLANPFTYAVELIRFAFYGQVDWVSLGVVAGCTLLFLGGAIIAYDPSRGLITRKQGTGGNG, from the coding sequence ATGCCGGAAAAGGTCGCCGCCGCCCCGCCGCGGGCGTCCGACGCGTTCGGCCTTCGTCACTATCTCATCTGCCTCAAAGGTATCGTCGTGCGGGAATGCCTGCGCTTCCTGCACCAGCGCGAGCGTTTCATCTCATCGCTGGTTCGACCGCTCGTCTGGCTATTCATCTTCGCCGCCGGATTCCGGCAGGTGCTCGGCGTTTCGATCATCCCGCCCTACAAGACCTACGTGCTCTACGAGGTCTACATCACGCCAGGCTTGTGCGGCATGATCCTGCTGTTCTCAGGCATGCAGTCTTCACTGTCGATGGTCTACGACCGCGAGATGGGCAATATGCGCATCCTGCTGGTCAGTCCATTTCCTCGCTGGTACCTGCTGCTGTCGAAGATGCTTGCCGGTGTTTCGGTATCGATCGCGCAGGTCTATGCGTTTCTGATCGTTGCCTGGTTCTGGGGCGTGAAGGCGCCGCCGCTCGGCTATTTGTTCGTGCTGCCGGCCCTGTTCCTGTCGGGCATGATGCTTTGTGCGCTCGGCATGCTTTTGTCCTCAATGATCAAGCAGCTCGAAAACTTCGCCGGCATCATGAACTTCGTCATCTTTCCCGGCTATTTCGCTTCTCCTGCGCTCTATCCTTTGTGGCGCATCCAGGAAGCGAGCCCGCTTCTCTACAAGCTCTGCCTCGCCAACCCCTTCACCTACGCCGTCGAACTGATCCGCTTCGCCTTCTACGGGCAGGTCGACTGGGTGTCGCTGGGCGTCGTGGCCGGCTGCACCCTGCTGTTCCTGGGAGGTGCCATCATCGCTTACGACCCCTCGCGCGGCCTGATAACCCGCAAACAAGGCACGGGAGGAAACGGTTGA
- a CDS encoding class 1 fructose-bisphosphatase, whose translation MPAPTLDAFLNSYLGDPPDERRSAVVATIRQLTQAATRVRNAINQGALGTAFAGTRGANPNGDVQTDLDVFADDIFLDAMRHAPVALYASEELEQPVLLDRQAPLAIAIDPLDGSSNINTNVSVGTIFSLLPATGAPDANPAASFLQAGVSMLGAGFFIYGPQLALVLSLGSGTHVFVHSTRLGTFVQAYESRIIPERTQEFAINAANYRHWDEAVRLYVDDCLEGTEGPREKDFNMRWIASLVADCYRILMRGGVFLYPGDQRRGYRQGRLRLVYEANPIAYLIEQAAGAATDTITRILEIEPDSLHQRIPVVFGSAREVARIARYHTEPSAIGERAPLFSRRGLFRA comes from the coding sequence ATGCCGGCGCCAACACTCGACGCTTTTCTGAACTCCTATCTCGGCGACCCGCCGGACGAACGCCGCTCCGCGGTCGTTGCCACCATCCGTCAGCTCACGCAGGCCGCCACCAGGGTCCGCAACGCCATCAACCAAGGGGCGCTCGGCACCGCTTTTGCCGGGACCCGTGGCGCCAATCCCAACGGCGATGTCCAGACGGATCTCGACGTCTTCGCCGACGACATCTTCCTCGACGCCATGCGTCACGCTCCGGTCGCGCTCTATGCCTCCGAGGAGCTGGAGCAGCCGGTCCTGCTCGACAGGCAAGCCCCCCTGGCCATCGCCATCGACCCGTTGGATGGCTCCTCCAACATCAACACCAACGTGTCGGTCGGAACGATTTTCTCCCTCCTCCCTGCAACTGGCGCGCCGGACGCCAATCCGGCCGCCTCCTTTTTGCAGGCAGGCGTGAGCATGCTGGGCGCCGGGTTCTTTATTTACGGCCCGCAGCTGGCACTCGTTCTGTCGCTCGGCAGCGGCACGCATGTCTTCGTGCATTCGACCAGGCTGGGCACCTTCGTCCAGGCCTACGAAAGCCGGATAATCCCGGAGCGGACCCAGGAGTTCGCCATCAACGCCGCCAATTACCGCCACTGGGACGAGGCCGTGCGCCTCTACGTCGACGACTGCCTGGAAGGCACCGAAGGCCCACGGGAGAAGGACTTCAACATGCGCTGGATCGCCTCGCTTGTCGCCGACTGCTATCGCATATTGATGCGCGGCGGCGTGTTTCTGTATCCCGGCGACCAACGCAGGGGTTACCGCCAAGGCCGGCTTCGGCTCGTCTATGAGGCCAATCCGATTGCCTATTTGATCGAGCAGGCGGCCGGTGCCGCGACCGATACGATTACCCGCATCCTCGAAATCGAGCCCGACAGCCTGCATCAGCGCATACCCGTGGTCTTCGGATCCGCGCGGGAAGTCGCGCGGATCGCCCGCTATCACACCGAACCCAGCGCTATCGGCGAGCGTGCGCCGCTGTTCAGCCGTCGCGGACTTTTCAGGGCCTGA
- a CDS encoding ATP-binding cassette domain-containing protein: protein MQHARTRKAEDEVAALDVAGVSHSYGPKRALNDVSFSIAPATFTALLGLNGAGKTTLFSLISHLYDTRRGSIRIFGHDVSRASGEALRRVGIVFQARTLDLDLSVYQNLSYHASLHGIGRHEARQRIAALIETVDMRGRQHDKARSLSGGQMRRIEIARALLHRPSLLLLDEATVGLDIQSRAGILATIRKLVETEGIGVLWATHLIDEVDDGDHLVVLRQGDLVAKGKVADVVKASGAGSISDAFSRLSRSEAAGIGEISP, encoded by the coding sequence ATGCAGCACGCGAGGACGAGGAAAGCGGAAGATGAGGTGGCGGCGCTCGACGTCGCCGGCGTCAGTCATTCCTATGGTCCGAAGCGGGCGCTCAACGACGTCTCGTTCTCGATCGCGCCGGCGACCTTCACCGCGCTACTCGGTCTCAACGGTGCCGGCAAGACAACTCTGTTCTCGTTGATCAGCCACCTTTACGACACGCGCAGGGGATCGATCCGCATCTTCGGCCATGACGTCAGCCGTGCTTCCGGCGAGGCGCTCAGGCGTGTCGGCATCGTGTTCCAGGCACGCACGCTCGATCTCGATCTGAGCGTGTACCAGAACCTCTCCTATCACGCCTCGCTGCACGGCATCGGACGGCACGAAGCCCGGCAGCGCATTGCGGCGCTGATCGAGACGGTCGACATGCGGGGCCGTCAGCATGACAAGGCTCGCAGCCTTTCGGGCGGCCAAATGCGGCGCATCGAGATCGCCAGGGCGCTGCTCCACCGCCCTTCCCTGCTGCTGCTCGACGAGGCGACGGTCGGTCTCGACATCCAATCGCGCGCGGGCATTCTCGCCACCATCCGCAAGCTGGTCGAAACCGAGGGCATCGGCGTGCTTTGGGCCACCCATCTGATCGACGAGGTCGATGACGGCGACCATCTCGTCGTGCTGCGTCAGGGTGACCTTGTCGCCAAGGGCAAGGTCGCCGACGTCGTCAAGGCAAGTGGCGCCGGTTCGATCAGCGACGCCTTTTCGAGGCTCAGCCGCAGCGAAGCAGCCGGCATCGGGGAGATCTCGCCATGA
- a CDS encoding ABC transporter substrate-binding protein, which yields MTSAVPGTLAALLCFLSLTAGAPGAFAQQPTVQPAGAIRPQGQITEIKIGYLRAYAPRLTLSLLDVPPRDEGVAGANVAIGDNNTTGKFIKQKFSLDVAEIKPEADAVQAFDDLIAKGDRYVVADLSAKQLLSIAGIARDKGVLIFNVGATDDSLREEDCRINVFHIAPTRSMLADALAQYLMVKKWPNWALLYGSHDEDHLYADALRRAAARFGGQIVAEKEFKDTGTARRTDTGATQIQQQISVFTQDLPEHDVLLVADESEVFGTYVPYRTWTSRLVAGTAGLVASSWHPASEQWGGIQMQSRFLKTTGRRMLSKDMSAWTAVRAVGEATTRTNGDDPKKISDYIRSDDFSVAAFKGQKLTFRKWNLQLRQPILLGDTKSVVSTSPQGGYLHQVSELDTLGIDQPETKCVLK from the coding sequence ATGACAAGCGCGGTGCCGGGCACCTTGGCGGCCCTTTTGTGCTTTCTGTCCCTGACCGCTGGAGCTCCGGGTGCGTTCGCCCAGCAACCGACCGTGCAGCCGGCCGGAGCGATCAGGCCGCAAGGACAGATAACCGAAATCAAGATCGGCTATTTACGGGCCTACGCGCCGCGGCTGACGCTTTCCCTGCTCGACGTACCGCCGCGTGACGAAGGGGTCGCCGGCGCCAATGTCGCCATCGGCGACAACAATACGACGGGCAAGTTCATCAAGCAGAAATTCAGCCTCGACGTCGCCGAGATAAAGCCGGAAGCCGATGCGGTCCAGGCATTCGACGACCTGATCGCCAAAGGCGACCGCTATGTGGTCGCGGACCTCTCGGCCAAGCAGTTGCTGTCGATCGCCGGCATCGCGCGCGACAAGGGGGTGCTGATCTTCAACGTCGGCGCCACCGACGACAGCCTGCGCGAAGAGGACTGCCGCATAAATGTTTTCCACATCGCGCCGACGCGAAGCATGCTCGCCGACGCGCTGGCGCAGTACCTCATGGTCAAGAAATGGCCGAACTGGGCGCTGCTCTATGGCTCGCATGATGAGGACCACCTCTATGCGGACGCGTTGCGCCGCGCGGCGGCCCGCTTCGGCGGCCAGATCGTGGCGGAGAAGGAATTCAAGGACACCGGCACGGCGCGCCGCACCGATACCGGAGCCACGCAGATACAGCAGCAGATTTCGGTATTCACGCAAGACCTGCCGGAGCATGACGTGCTGCTTGTGGCCGATGAAAGCGAGGTGTTCGGGACCTACGTGCCCTACCGCACCTGGACGTCGCGGCTGGTCGCAGGCACGGCCGGTCTCGTGGCATCGTCATGGCACCCCGCGAGTGAGCAGTGGGGCGGCATCCAGATGCAGAGCCGCTTCCTGAAGACGACAGGCCGGCGAATGCTGTCCAAGGACATGTCGGCCTGGACGGCCGTGCGGGCCGTCGGCGAAGCCACCACGCGCACCAATGGCGACGATCCAAAAAAGATCAGCGATTACATCCGCTCGGACGATTTCTCGGTCGCCGCCTTCAAGGGACAGAAGCTGACCTTCCGCAAATGGAACCTCCAGCTGCGCCAGCCGATCCTGCTAGGCGATACCAAATCGGTCGTTTCGACATCTCCCCAGGGGGGTTATCTCCACCAGGTCTCGGAGCTCGACACCCTCGGCATCGATCAACCGGAAACGAAATGCGTTCTCAAGTAG
- a CDS encoding PQQ-dependent catabolism-associated beta-propeller protein, whose protein sequence is MQRRAWVLAIVATGIMAGPASAYTAYVSNEKDNTMTVVDTATMQVVKTVDVGQRPRGITMSHDGKFIYLCASDDNTIQIIDTATLEVVGTLPSGDDPELFVLSPDGKTLYVANENDNLVTAIDVDSKEVKTEIPVGVEPEGMAVSPDGKTMVNTSETTSMAHFIDTESHDVTDNVLVDTRPRFAAFKPDGSQVWVSAEVGGTVSVIDNAKRAVVKKIKFAIPGLRAETIQPVGIAISADGRKAYVALGPANHVAVINTESYEVEKYILVGQRVWHLDFTPDQKTLITTNGNSNDITFIDTATDEPVQSVTVGQQPWGVAISPQ, encoded by the coding sequence GTGCAGAGACGAGCTTGGGTACTCGCCATTGTCGCAACCGGCATCATGGCCGGCCCCGCATCGGCCTACACGGCCTATGTCTCCAATGAGAAGGACAATACGATGACCGTCGTCGACACGGCGACCATGCAGGTGGTCAAGACCGTCGACGTCGGCCAGAGGCCGCGCGGCATCACCATGTCGCACGATGGCAAGTTCATCTATTTGTGCGCCAGCGACGACAATACGATCCAGATCATCGACACCGCGACGCTTGAGGTCGTCGGCACGCTGCCCTCCGGCGACGATCCCGAATTGTTCGTGCTTTCGCCCGACGGCAAGACGCTCTACGTCGCCAACGAAAACGACAATCTGGTCACCGCGATCGACGTCGACAGCAAGGAAGTCAAGACCGAGATTCCGGTTGGCGTCGAACCGGAAGGCATGGCCGTCAGCCCAGACGGCAAGACCATGGTCAACACCTCGGAGACCACCAGCATGGCGCATTTCATCGACACCGAGAGTCATGACGTAACCGACAACGTGCTGGTCGACACACGCCCGCGCTTCGCTGCGTTCAAGCCCGACGGATCGCAGGTCTGGGTCAGCGCCGAGGTCGGCGGCACCGTCAGCGTCATCGATAACGCCAAGCGCGCGGTGGTAAAGAAGATCAAGTTCGCGATTCCGGGATTAAGGGCCGAAACCATTCAGCCGGTAGGCATCGCCATCAGCGCCGACGGCAGGAAGGCCTATGTCGCGCTCGGCCCGGCCAACCATGTCGCGGTGATCAACACGGAAAGCTACGAGGTGGAAAAGTACATCCTCGTCGGCCAGCGCGTCTGGCATCTGGACTTCACCCCCGATCAGAAAACACTGATCACCACGAACGGCAATTCCAACGACATCACTTTCATCGACACGGCGACCGACGAGCCGGTTCAGTCGGTCACCGTCGGCCAGCAGCCCTGGGGCGTGGCCATATCGCCCCAATGA
- a CDS encoding c-type cytochrome, with the protein MGSLLQRVVLASAVLSLTAGAGAEARDAAAPGKFYRVVDGKADARTYDGFRRYHAGCGRCHGPDGVGSTFAPSLVSRLPDIEAFRRAVLNGRADGGSVMKGFAGDPNFAPYVDEIYAYLQARADGSLGRGRPGRLQP; encoded by the coding sequence ATGGGTAGCTTGCTGCAGAGGGTTGTCCTGGCTTCCGCTGTCCTGAGCCTCACGGCCGGCGCAGGAGCGGAGGCGCGGGATGCCGCCGCTCCCGGAAAGTTCTATAGGGTCGTGGACGGCAAGGCCGATGCGCGGACCTATGACGGTTTCAGGCGTTATCATGCGGGCTGTGGCCGCTGCCACGGCCCCGACGGCGTGGGGTCGACCTTCGCGCCGTCCCTGGTCAGCCGGCTGCCCGACATCGAAGCCTTCCGGCGCGCCGTGCTGAACGGCCGTGCCGACGGCGGCTCGGTGATGAAAGGCTTTGCCGGCGATCCCAACTTCGCACCCTATGTGGACGAAATCTATGCCTACCTGCAGGCCCGTGCTGACGGCTCGCTCGGCCGCGGGCGGCCCGGCAGACTGCAGCCGTAG
- a CDS encoding phosphoribulokinase, whose product MSAKHPIITITGSSGAGTTSVKRIFELIFRRENIEAAFIEGDAFHRYDRAAMKVAVAEQEKAGNPNFTHFHAEANELGILEEVFEEYGRRGTGRTRTYVHDEDEEKLTGTPPGNFTEWREFAPSDLLFYEGLHGCVVTDKINLARHADLKIGVVPVINLEWIQKIHRDRATRGYSTEAVMDVILRRMPDYVRFIVPQFSQTAINFQRVPIVDTSNPFIARWIPTPDESMLVIRFANPRGIDFPYLLSMIHDSFMSRPNSIVVPGNKLDLAMQLILTPLILQLIERKKRVS is encoded by the coding sequence ATGTCGGCGAAGCACCCCATCATCACCATCACCGGGTCGTCGGGCGCGGGCACGACCTCGGTCAAGCGCATCTTCGAGCTGATCTTCCGGCGCGAGAACATCGAAGCAGCCTTCATCGAAGGCGACGCCTTTCATCGCTACGACCGCGCGGCGATGAAGGTGGCGGTCGCCGAACAGGAAAAGGCCGGCAACCCGAACTTCACCCACTTCCATGCCGAGGCCAACGAGCTCGGCATCCTCGAGGAGGTTTTCGAGGAATATGGCCGCCGGGGGACCGGAAGGACCCGCACCTACGTCCATGACGAGGACGAGGAGAAGCTCACCGGCACACCGCCGGGAAATTTCACCGAGTGGCGCGAATTCGCGCCCAGCGACCTGCTCTTCTACGAAGGCCTGCACGGCTGCGTCGTCACCGACAAGATCAACCTGGCCAGGCATGCGGACCTCAAGATCGGCGTGGTGCCGGTCATAAATCTCGAATGGATCCAGAAGATCCATCGCGACCGCGCAACACGCGGCTATTCCACCGAGGCGGTGATGGACGTGATCCTGCGCCGCATGCCGGACTATGTCCGCTTCATCGTCCCGCAATTCTCGCAGACCGCCATCAACTTCCAGCGCGTGCCGATCGTCGACACCTCCAACCCGTTCATCGCACGCTGGATTCCGACCCCAGACGAATCGATGCTGGTCATCCGCTTCGCCAATCCTCGCGGCATCGATTTCCCTTACCTGCTTTCCATGATCCACGACTCCTTCATGTCGCGGCCGAATTCCATAGTGGTGCCGGGCAACAAGCTCGACCTTGCCATGCAGCTGATCCTGACGCCGCTCATCCTGCAATTGATCGAACGCAAGAAACGTGTGTCGTGA
- the gfa gene encoding S-(hydroxymethyl)glutathione synthase, translated as MAEKLHPKIDNGLPKESASFAGGTLVCACTSNPVRVKVKGQIAHNHACGCTKCWKPEGAIFSVVAVAGTSDVTVTENGDKLKVVDPAALIQRHACTGCGVHMYGPVERDHPFKGLSFIHPERFEEDGWSPPGFAAFVSSIIESGVDPSRMAGIRAQLKSIGLEPYDCLNPGLMDYIATWTAKKSGALAA; from the coding sequence ATGGCGGAAAAACTGCATCCGAAGATCGACAACGGCCTGCCGAAGGAAAGCGCTTCCTTTGCTGGCGGCACGCTGGTCTGCGCCTGCACCAGCAACCCGGTGAGGGTGAAGGTCAAGGGCCAGATCGCCCACAACCACGCCTGCGGCTGCACCAAATGCTGGAAGCCGGAAGGGGCGATCTTCTCGGTGGTGGCGGTTGCCGGCACAAGCGACGTCACCGTCACCGAGAACGGCGACAAGCTGAAGGTGGTCGATCCGGCGGCGCTGATCCAGCGCCATGCCTGCACCGGCTGCGGCGTGCACATGTACGGCCCGGTCGAGCGCGACCATCCCTTCAAGGGCCTGTCCTTCATCCATCCCGAGCGCTTCGAGGAGGACGGCTGGTCGCCGCCTGGCTTCGCCGCCTTCGTCTCCTCGATCATCGAATCCGGCGTCGACCCGAGCCGCATGGCCGGCATCCGCGCCCAGCTGAAGTCGATCGGGCTCGAACCCTATGACTGCCTCAACCCAGGCCTGATGGACTACATCGCCACCTGGACGGCCAAGAAATCAGGCGCTTTGGCGGCATAG
- a CDS encoding LysR family transcriptional regulator — MRNLTLKQFKTVQAIVSHGKIVSAAKVLGLSPPAVTIQLRQVEEEFQLALFDRTSDGMRPTAAGLAFVEAAQAIEERLRLLDDEMDAIKGVRTGSLRLGVVSTAKYFAPRLMAGFMKQHPDIDMRLAIGNRAETIDSLKNHDIDIALMGRPPKEVSVRASVFGDHPLVIIAPPEHPLASARDISKERIAEEHFIIREPGSGTRISLEIFLSDVPGRIDDLGVEMGSNETIKQAVMAGLGIAFISAHTIAAETEAGRLVILDVVGMPIRRQWFSVMRTDHVISPAMATFNDFLMRKGATYLPLFGKLYPHAEAKEAAPRQK; from the coding sequence ATGAGAAACCTCACGCTCAAGCAATTCAAGACCGTTCAGGCAATCGTCAGCCACGGGAAAATCGTCAGCGCTGCCAAGGTGTTAGGCCTTTCTCCCCCAGCCGTGACGATCCAGTTGCGACAGGTGGAGGAGGAGTTCCAACTGGCCTTGTTCGACCGGACGTCGGACGGCATGCGTCCCACCGCCGCAGGGCTGGCCTTCGTCGAGGCGGCTCAGGCTATCGAGGAGCGGCTTCGTCTGCTCGACGACGAGATGGACGCCATCAAGGGCGTGCGCACCGGCAGCCTGAGGCTCGGCGTCGTTTCGACCGCCAAATATTTCGCGCCGCGACTCATGGCCGGCTTCATGAAGCAGCATCCCGACATCGACATGCGGCTTGCTATCGGCAATCGCGCCGAAACGATCGATAGCCTGAAGAACCACGACATCGACATCGCGCTGATGGGCCGTCCGCCCAAGGAAGTTTCGGTGCGCGCTTCGGTCTTCGGCGATCACCCGCTGGTCATCATCGCGCCGCCGGAACACCCGCTGGCGTCGGCACGCGACATTTCCAAGGAAAGGATCGCCGAGGAGCATTTCATCATTCGCGAGCCGGGCTCGGGCACGCGCATCTCGCTGGAGATATTCCTGAGCGACGTGCCCGGCCGGATCGACGATCTCGGCGTCGAGATGGGCTCGAACGAGACGATCAAGCAGGCGGTGATGGCAGGTCTCGGCATCGCCTTCATCTCCGCCCACACCATTGCCGCGGAAACGGAAGCGGGCCGGCTCGTCATTCTCGACGTGGTCGGCATGCCGATCCGCCGGCAATGGTTTTCGGTGATGCGCACCGACCACGTGATCTCGCCGGCGATGGCGACCTTCAACGATTTCCTGATGCGCAAGGGCGCAACGTATCTGCCCCTGTTCGGCAAACTGTATCCGCACGCCGAAGCGAAGGAAGCAGCACCGAGGCAAAAATGA